From the Colias croceus chromosome 20, ilColCroc2.1 genome, the window aggGGTTTTAAACCAGACCGGTCTTTGTAAATGAATAacgaaaaaatcaaaaaagagCGTCAGTTAAAAcgtatattacaaataatccATTAAAGTTAGCATTGGTCGCATACAGGTGTAGTATATAAGCATAGcgtttagaataaataacttaatacgAAACCTTCACAAAACAACATGCATAATAGATAATTACCTTCTTTTACAAAGTGCGAAATTCCGTTTACCGACCGATTCGGTCGGATTTCGGaatgttgttattttgaaaagctCCTCATTCCGTCCATAATTATTTGTCCaaaaaaacctataaaaacACGCTATCTTtgcatgtatattttaaaattaataatttaaaacaccaaTTAAACGTTCAAAGTAAATTAACCACAAACTTACCAGAGTATTTAGCGTAAAAAtccaaatgtttattttcaccgttttatgtttttttcgcATTCAATTCAATACAAACTACACCCTCGCCTAGCTTTTCTTGGATTGACGAAATGTCGGTTAAAATTTGAAACCCAATTTTGGACAGATGACGTACGATAAGTGATTGAATCGAAAGCCTTCAGTTTCACGAGTGTCACGcgtattttaaacgttttatcaaataaaaatcaaaatggtcGGATAGAGGAGGCTAGTCGGAAACCGGTGCCGTTACGTTACTTAATTGAATGCAGTCCAATAGTCAGTTCTTTTGTCTTCTGCCTTATAgagaacatattaaaaaaactatcaatcattttagataaaaaaaaacattatttaggttcattaatattatgttaaaaaacaaGCTTTGTGCTATGAAATATTAACAAGATGTAAagacactttatttttagcaattatttattcaaaaaataaacaaattacaatttaacacTCTGAATCTTATTTTACCCAATATATACCATTTATTACTACAAATTTAGCTGTCCTACATTCTAAATAAtactgaattaaaatattaatttcgtGGATTGAAAAATCCAGAAATTGAAACTGACCAAATTAAAGTcaacaaataaatgtacaCCATTTTTTCtcactatatttttattggtcaAATGTGACCAATTTAATTCCCATAGTAAATTCAGAATACTTAAACTGTCCTATaacttattgaaaaaatttatacaaatgcTTAAGActgcttaaaatataattcttaaaatatatcagGTAAATTTAATTCCATTTCTGGAATGCTGTCAATGGAGAATTCAtctggaaaaaataaatcaaaatataactGATTGATTCAATAATGTATAAACACGTAAGTTAACTTGTGATTACTGAAAAGCATTTGAAAAAAgctaagttatattttaaaaatgtcaaaaagCAGACCAATGTTCAATGCATTATCTAAACATAGAGTAAGTACCCTTGTTAAAAATTCTTCCCTCTATTTTACtctctaaatatttttttaacaataaatataccCTCCATTTTCAAGTGGGATCtatcaatatattaaaattgatgaaaataaagcCATTTCATAGCAATTATAGATACAAAGAAGCAAACATATAAACTATTGGTAACTATACCTGTATAGAATTCATCTTGATATGAGCAGTCTAGTTCAAGACTAAATCTTCGAGTGGGTGGTGGTGGAGTGTTGGGCGGTGAGACATCTTTAGCAATCTGATCCTCTGTTAAAGGCAGATAGTCAAAAAAGTCTGCGTGAAAGTTATCTGAAATAATATCAAGCTTACATGCTTCCACAACCTAATAAGCAATACTTATAACTTGTACAGTTTAACTTGAGACTCCCAAGGAATGCGAAATTTGTGatatattagttttttattattacacaaaGTAAGTAAAACAGACTTGCTTAGTTTGAATtacattctattattttatttattttggaaaGGTACCTATAATcttcctatcctactaatattataaatgcgaaagtttgtgaggatgtgtgtgtgtgttggtaactctttcacgcaaatagtactgaaccgattataatgaaatttagcacacatatagagatTAACAcgtaggataggtttcatcccggaaatcccacggaaacgggaatgcgggtttttctttcaaaacgcggcggatgccgcaggcggaaagctagtaatattaaattgaaaataatttcatggGCTCAGGTCTCAAGTTAATTTGTATGGGTTGTAGTTTACACACTACTAATTTGGTTCAGCAGcttaaagtttgtaaaaatactGCGTTTGTCCCaataacatatattatatagttaatattaaattccaATTTCATTAGTCCGGAAACAAAGTCTTTAATACTATgcctttattaaattaaatataataatataaacaaattaacaataacaatGCTGTTGTTATTAAAGTAGTTTATAGCAAGCATGTTATAATTTTGTgcattgttataattttttgcaaTGATATTTACCATATCTGTAAGTAGGCTTAGTGAACTCTAGCTCTTCAAACGAATATCCTTTCTCCTTTTTCGTGTCGTCATTGTATATGAGAGACCCGACGTTGATAGCTCCTGGAGTACATTGGCGCATAGGCGTGTTGTGCAGAGCTTTGCCTGTATTCGAAAGAAATGATTTCTTTGTTtccatatttttctttgtggGTCTTATGGGCTCGTTGGGTTTATACGGTCCCGCTGACTTTGTTTTACCCatgttttcttaaataaataaaatgcatttaacattatatacactttttttttagttacttataccaaatattttagactaattttgaaatttcttACCAATGTTGGATAACGGTTGACGAGTAACATTTTTGATTGCTTGCCTTGTTACAGAATCGCCGAAAATGTCGAATAGTGATTCAGCCATTTCTTCCGGAGTAaagtttttattcaattaattatatttgaacaCAAAGAATAAGCCTGAGTTCTTTAAATAGGACTATCTCGAAATTCggtcacaaatcacaattcacttttttttttttttttttttttttttttttttttttttttttaatggcaAGAAGATATGACTATTTGCCAGTGTCAAGTAAAAGGTAGGGAATCCATACACGGGAAAATAGGATAGGACCACGATAAGACGGTTTATGCAAGGTGATCAGAAGAGTTAGGAAAAATCAATacaaattacattatattattacatattttttacataaactaaatagattaaatggaaaataataaacctTACAATTTGACgttattcttaaatataaaaatagatatattaataaaatattttttaggatACATTAGTAGATATGACATACGAGTAGGAAGAGGAACATTTGAGgaaattaatgaattataaaaGGAAGAATTATCGTATAAAGAGCAAGAGAAAAATATATGGTCTATATTTCCCTCACCCTCTCCACACTCGCAAACTTCAGTATTTAATACGCCAATTCTGGCTAGATGGCTAGGGATACACATGTGTCCAATTCTCATGCGACTTATTGTAGATACAACTAATTTATTTGCTTCAACACCAACAAACCAAGGCTTTATTGGAATTGTCGGTTGAATTCTATAGTAATTCCTTCCCTTACACTGCCCAGTATCTGCCCAGACCGTATTCCACGCTTCAAAGAGATATCGTTTCGGTAATGTCATAAGATCATGAGGGTAATTAATGTATGGATACATATCTCCACATTGCACCGCATCCTTTGCCAAACTGTCAGCCCTATCGTTTCCCTGGATTCCACAATGACTTGGGATCCAAGCAAAAGTAACCGAGTATCCCAGGTTAATGCATTCGGCTAACTTATTTctgatttcaaaaataacagGGTAAAATGGTTTATTATAGAAAGGATATTTATCTAAGCATAGCAGAGAACTCATTGAATCAGTAAAAATTACAGATTTATGTAgcttcattaatattatatattc encodes:
- the LOC123700771 gene encoding uncharacterized protein LOC123700771 isoform X2 yields the protein MAESLFDIFGDSVTRQAIKNVTRQPLSNIGKALHNTPMRQCTPGAINVGSLIYNDDTKKEKGYSFEELEFTKPTYRYDNFHADFFDYLPLTEDQIAKDVSPPNTPPPPTRRFSLELDCSYQDEFYTDEFSIDSIPEMELNLPDIF
- the LOC123700771 gene encoding uncharacterized protein LOC123700771 isoform X1, which produces MAESLFDIFGDSVTRQAIKNVTRQPLSNIENMGKTKSAGPYKPNEPIRPTKKNMETKKSFLSNTGKALHNTPMRQCTPGAINVGSLIYNDDTKKEKGYSFEELEFTKPTYRYDNFHADFFDYLPLTEDQIAKDVSPPNTPPPPTRRFSLELDCSYQDEFYTDEFSIDSIPEMELNLPDIF